Proteins encoded by one window of Ictidomys tridecemlineatus isolate mIctTri1 chromosome 7, mIctTri1.hap1, whole genome shotgun sequence:
- the Zeb2 gene encoding zinc finger E-box-binding homeobox 2 isoform X4 has product MKQPIMADGPRCKRRKQANPRRKNVVNYDNVVDTGSETDEEDKLHIAEDDGIANPLDQETSPAGVPNHESSPHVSQALLPREEEEDEIRESGVEHTWHNSEMLQASVDGPEEMKEDYDTMGPEAAIQTTLNNGTVKNANCTSDFEEYFAKRKLEERDGHAVSIEEYLQRSDTAIIYPEAPEELSRLGTPEANGQEENDLPPGTPDAFAQLLTCPYCDRGYKRLTSLKEHIKYRHEKNEENFSCPLCSYTFAYRTQLERHMVTHKPGTDQHQMLTQGAGNRKFKCTECGKAFKYKHHLKEHLRIHSGEKPYECPNCKKRFSHSGSYSSHISSKKCIGLISVNGRMRNNIKTGSSPNSVSSSPTNSAITQLRNKLENGKPLSMSEQTGLLKIKTEPLDFNDYKVLMATHGFSGTSPFMNGGLGATSPLGVHPSAQSPMQHLGVGMEAPLLGFPTMNSNLSEVQKVLQIVDNTVSRQKMDCKAEEISKLKGYHMKDPCSQPEEQGVTSPNIPPVGLPVVSHNGATKSIIDYTLEKVNEAKACLQSLTTDSRRQISNIKKEKLRTLIDLVTDDKMIENHNISTPFSCQFCKESFPGPIPLHQHERYLCKMNEEIKAVLQPHENIVPNKAGVFVDNKALLLSSVLSEKGLTSPINPYKDHMSVLKAYYAMNMEPNSDELLKISIAVGLPQEFVKEWFEQRKVYQYSNSRSPSLERNSKPLAPNSNPPTKDSLLPRSPVKPMDSITSPSIAELHNSVTNCDPPLRLTKSSHFTNIKPVEKLDHSRSNTPSPLNLSSTSSKNSHSSSYTPNSFSSEELQAEPLDLSLPKQMKEPKSIIATKNKTKASSINLDHNSVSSSSENSDEPLNLTFIKKEFSNSNNLDNKSTNPVFGMNPFSAKPLYTALPPQSAFPPATFMPPVQTSIPGLRPYPGLDQMSFLPHMAYTYPTGAATFAEMQQRRKYQRKQGFQGELLDGAQDYMSGLDDMTDSDSCLSRKKIKKTESGMYACDLCDKTFQKSSSLLRHKYEHTAALGTSLKASFLL; this is encoded by the exons TGGTGAACTATGACAATGTAGTGGACACAGGTTCTGAAACAGATGAGGAAGACAAGCTTCACATTGCTGAGGATGACGGTATTGCTAACCCTCTGGACCAGGAAACAAGTCCAGCTGGTGTGCCTAACCATGAGTCCTCCCCACACGTGAGCCAAGCTCTGCTgccaagagaggaagaagaggatgagATAAGGGAGAGTGGAGTGGAGCATACCTGGCACAACAGTGAGATGCTACAAGCCTCTGTAGATGGTCCAG aagaaatgaaggaagactATGACACCATGGGGCCAGAAGCCGCGATCCAGACCACACTTAACAATGGTACAG TTAAGAATGCAAATTGCACATCAGACTTTGAGGAATACTTTGCCAAAAGAAAACTGGAGGAACGCGATGGCCATGCAGTCAGCATTGAGGAGTACCTTCAGCGCAGTGACACAGCCATTATTTACCCAGAAGCCCCTGAGGAGCTGTCTCGCCTTGGCACGCCAGAGGCCAATGGGCAAGAAGAAAATG ACCTGCCACCTGGAACTCCAGATGCTTTTGCCCAACTGCTGACCTGCCCCTACTGCGACCGGGGCTACAAGCGCTTGACATCACTGAAGGAGCACATCAAGTACCGCCACGAGAAGAATGAGGAGAACTTTTCCTGCCCTCTTTGTAGCTACACGTTTGCCTACCGCACCCAGCTCGAGCGGCATATGGTGACGCACAAGCCAGGGACAGATCAG CACCAAATGCTAACCCAAGGAGCAGGTAATCGCAAGTTCAAGTGCACAGAGTGTGGCAAGGCCTTCAAGTATAAACACCATCTGAAAGAACACCTTCGAATTCACAGTG gTGAAAAACCTTACGAGTGCCCAAACTGCAAGAAACGCTTCTCCCATTCGGGTTCCTACAGTTCGCACATCAGCAGTAAGAAATGCATTGGTTTAATCTCAGTAAATGGCCGAATGAGAAACAATATCAAGACGGGTTCTTCCCctaattctgtttcttcttctcctACTAATTCAGCCATTACTCAGTTAAGAAACAAGTTGGAGAATGGAAAACCACTTAGTATGTCTGAACAAACAGGCttactgaaaattaaaacagaaccACTAGACTTCAATGACTATAAAGTTCTTATGGCCACGCATGGGTTCAGTGGCACTAGTCCCTTTATGAATGGTGGGCTGGGAGCCACCAGCCCTTTAGGAGTTCATCCGTCTGCTCAGAGTCCAATGCAGCACTTAGGTGTAGGGATGGAAGCCCCTTTACTCGGATTTCCCACAATGAATAGTAATTTAAGCGAGGTACAAAAGGTTCTCCAGATTGTGGACAATACGGTTTCCAGACAGAAAATGGACTGCAAGGCTGAAGAGATTTCAAAGTTGAAAGGTTATCACATGAAGGACCCATGTTCTCAACCTGAGGAACAAGGAGTAACTTCTCCTAATATTCCACCTGTTGGTCTTCCAGTAGTGAGTCATAATGGTGCCACTAAAAGTATTATTGACTATACATTAGAAAAAGTCAATGAAGCCAAAGCTTGCCTCCAGAGCTTGACTACTGACTCCAGGAGACAGATCAGTAATATAAAGAAAGAGAAGCTACGTACTTTAATAGATTTGGTCACTGATGATAAAATGATTGAGAACCACAACATATCCACTCCATTTTCATGCCAGTTCTGTAAAGAAAGCTTTCCTGGCCCCATTCCCTTGCATCAGCATGAACGTTACCTTTGTAAGATGAATGAAGAGATCAAGGCAGTCCTGCAACCTCATGAGAACATAGTCCCCAACAAAGCTGGAGTATTTGTTGATAATAAAGCCCTCCTCTTGTCATCTGTACTTTCTGAGAAAGGACTGACAAGCCCCATCAACCCATACAAGGACCACATGTCTGTACTCAAAGCATACTATGCTATGAACATGGAGCCCAACTCTGATGAACTGCTGAAAatttccattgctgtgggccttcCTCAGGAATTTGTGAAGGAATGGTTTGAGCAACGAAAAGTCTACCAGTATTCAAATTCCAGGTCACCATCACTGGAAAGGAACTCCAAGCCGTTAGCTCCCAATAGTAACCCTCCCACAAAAGACTCTTTACTACCCAGGTCTCCAGTCAAGCCTATGGACTCCATCACATCACCATCTATAGCAGAACTCCACAACAGTGTGacaaattgtgatcctcctctcaGGCTAACAAAATCTTCCCATTTTACCAATATTAAACCAGTTGAAAAATTGGACCACTCAAggagtaacactccttctccctTAAATCTTTCCTCCACGTCTTCTAAAAACTCCCACAGTAGTTCATACACTCCAAACAGCTTCTCTTCTGAGGAGCTCCAGGCTGAGCCTTTGGACTTGTCATTACCAAAACAAATGAAGGAACCCAAAAGTATTATAGccacaaagaacaaaacaaaagctaGTAGCATAAATTTAGACCATAACAGTGTTTCTTCATCATCTGAAAACTCAGATGAGCCTCTGAACTTGACTTTTATCAAGAAGGAATTTTCGAATTCAAATAATCTGGACAACAAAAGCACTAACCCAGTGTTCGGCATGAACCCATTCAGTGCCAAACCTTTATACACAGCCCTTCCACCACAAAGCGCATTTCCCCCTGCCACTTTCATGCCGCCAGTCCAGACCAGTATCCCTGGACTACGACCATACCCGGGGCTGGATCAGATGAGCTTCCTACCACATATGGCCTATACCTACCCAACTGGAGCAGCTACCTTTGCTGAAATGCAGCAAAGGAGAAAGTACCAGCGGAAACAAGGATTTCAG GGAGAATTGCTTGATGGAGCACAAGACTACATGTCAGGCCTAGATGACATGACAGACTCCGATTCCTGTCTGTCTCGAAAGAAGATCAAGAAGACAGAGAGTGGCATGTATGCATGTGACTTATGTGACAAGACATTCCAGAAAAGCAGTTCCCTTCTGCGACATAAATACGAACACACAG CAGCATTAGGCACTTCACTGAAGGcatctttccttctctga